A genome region from Populus alba chromosome 5, ASM523922v2, whole genome shotgun sequence includes the following:
- the LOC118047635 gene encoding psbP domain-containing protein 7, chloroplastic — protein sequence MALQHHFLACRNASIQKIYMTQSSGDWKESFPEVPRPPAEQFAPLASTFQRRLLVGVGSASLVAVGANFGGITSFLLGLSPESGRNVKLDVLYPIGGYSRCIETNEGFEFIYPATWVGDQRLLYRAAEKTEYERSLDPPPLNNGKSGDGRRKNVNEPVVAFGPPGSSGELNVSVIVSQVPPDFSIEAFGGPKEVGEAVVRKITGSRLDVKGTLTESSLREDSLRKVNYYKLEFRVESPAFHRHNLAVCCARGGRLYTLNAQAPESAWPNVKADFYRIADSFSIIS from the exons ATGGCATTGCAGCATCACTTTCTAGCATGCAGAAATGCCTCCATCCAAAAGATTTACATGACTCAATCATCTGGGGACTGGAAGGAGAGCTTCCCGGAGGTGCCTAGGCCTCCAGCCGAACAGTTTGCACCTCTGGCATCGACTTTTCAGCGTCGTCTGCTTGTTGGTGTTGGTTCAGCTTCTCTGGTGGCTGTTGGTGCAAATTTTGGTGGGATTACTAGTTTTCTTCTTGGATTATCACCGGAAAGCGGTCGAAATGTTAAGCTTGATGTGCTTTATCCAATTGGAGGGTATAGCCGATGCATTGAGACAAATGAAGGGTTTG AATTCATATACCCTGCAACTTGGGTTGGAGATCAGAGGCTGCTTTATCGAGCAGCTGAGAAGACAGAATATGAGAGATCACTCGATCCACCTCCACTGAATAATGGGAAATCTGGTGATGGGCGGCGGAAGAATGTGAATGAACCGGTTGTTGCATTTGGCCCCCCGGGTTCAAGTGGTGAACTCAATGTCAGTGTCATTGTCTCACAAGTCCCTCCTGACTTCTC GATTGAAGCATTTGGAGGGCCTAAGGAGGTGGGAGAAGCTGTGGTTCGGAAAATCACAGGATCACGCCTTGACGTGAAAGGTACTTTGACAGAATCAAGTTTAAGAGAGGACTCTCTGAGGAAAGTTAATTACTACAAGCTGGAATTCAGAGTTGAAAGCCCCGCATTTCACCGGCATAATCTAGCGGTTTGTTGTGCTCGTGGTGGTAGATTATACACCTTAAATGCACAAGCACCGGAATCTGCATGGCCAAATGTGAAGGCAGACTTCTATAGGATAGCAGATTCATTTAGTATCATCTcttga